A genomic segment from Roseibium algicola encodes:
- a CDS encoding arsenate reductase ArsC, translated as MSGDVYNVLFLCTGNSARSIMAEAILSREGQGRFRAFSAGSQPAGAVRPEALALLSKLNFKTDELRSKDWAEFAEPDAPVMDFVFTVCDNAAKETCPVWPGQPMSAHWGLPDPAAVSGSDSERAVAFNEAFRMLSNRISVFVNLPMSSLDRLSLQKKLDQIGQSAEEPV; from the coding sequence ATGTCCGGCGATGTCTACAACGTGCTTTTCCTGTGCACTGGCAATTCCGCCCGGTCGATCATGGCGGAGGCGATCCTGAGCCGGGAGGGGCAGGGCCGCTTCAGGGCGTTTTCTGCCGGGTCACAACCGGCTGGAGCGGTGCGTCCGGAAGCACTTGCCTTGCTCAGCAAGCTCAATTTCAAGACGGATGAGCTGCGCTCGAAGGACTGGGCCGAATTCGCTGAGCCGGATGCCCCGGTCATGGATTTCGTCTTTACCGTTTGCGACAATGCGGCGAAGGAAACCTGCCCTGTCTGGCCTGGCCAGCCGATGTCAGCCCATTGGGGCCTGCCGGATCCGGCAGCCGTTTCCGGAAGCGACAGCGAAAGGGCTGTCGCATTCAACGAGGCCTTCCGGATGCTCAGCAACCGGATCTCGGTGTTCGTGAACCTGCCGATGTCTTCGCTTGACCGTTTGTCCCTGCAGAAGAAACTCGATCAAATCGGTCAGTCTGCCGAAGAGCCCGTGTAA
- a CDS encoding M24 family metallopeptidase yields MSEQDFPEDEFAARTQAAQKAMHSQGIDALFFTTEAEMRYFTGFRTLFWQSPTRPWFLVVPVNGKPIAVIPQIGAHLMASTWIDDIRVFSAPHPVDDGIALLADTLKDFTKIAMPMGRESVLRMPLRDFQRLRDLTNDAEYLDGTGLIQSLRMVKSEREIALLREICGIGSAAFARAPEFFHTGQPLNEVFRSFRIELLKQGADDVPYLVGGAGQDGYGDVISPPSTRPLQEGDVLMLDTGATKNGYFCDFDRNFAIGQASDAVRSAHETLVRAVEAAAEIARPGRTCADLFQSMAKVLDQGEGDVGRLGHGLGMQLTEAPSLTGFDETPLRENMVLTLEPSLSLGPGRMMVHEENIVIRDGSPEFLTVPAGPDIPVITR; encoded by the coding sequence ATGTCTGAACAGGATTTTCCTGAAGACGAATTTGCCGCGCGCACGCAAGCAGCCCAAAAAGCCATGCATTCCCAGGGCATCGACGCGCTGTTTTTCACGACCGAAGCCGAAATGCGTTATTTCACCGGGTTCCGGACCCTGTTCTGGCAGAGCCCCACGCGGCCCTGGTTCCTCGTGGTGCCGGTAAACGGCAAGCCGATTGCGGTCATTCCGCAGATCGGCGCGCACCTGATGGCGAGCACCTGGATTGACGATATCCGGGTGTTTTCCGCCCCGCACCCCGTCGATGACGGCATCGCCCTGCTCGCGGACACCCTCAAGGACTTCACGAAAATCGCCATGCCGATGGGGCGGGAAAGCGTGCTTCGCATGCCACTTCGCGACTTTCAGCGCCTTCGAGATCTCACAAACGACGCTGAATATCTGGACGGAACCGGTCTGATCCAGAGCCTCAGGATGGTGAAATCTGAACGTGAAATTGCTCTCCTGCGCGAGATTTGCGGTATCGGTTCGGCAGCATTTGCCAGGGCACCGGAGTTTTTCCACACCGGCCAACCGCTCAACGAGGTATTCCGGTCCTTCCGGATCGAACTTCTGAAGCAAGGTGCGGACGACGTGCCTTATCTGGTCGGCGGAGCCGGACAGGACGGCTACGGCGATGTCATTTCTCCCCCGTCGACCCGACCCCTACAGGAAGGGGACGTCCTGATGCTGGATACGGGTGCAACCAAAAACGGCTATTTCTGCGACTTTGACCGCAACTTCGCGATCGGCCAGGCCAGTGATGCCGTCAGGTCCGCCCATGAAACACTTGTCCGGGCCGTTGAGGCAGCTGCCGAAATTGCCCGCCCGGGCCGCACCTGTGCCGATCTATTCCAGTCCATGGCCAAGGTGCTGGACCAGGGCGAAGGTGACGTCGGCCGGCTCGGCCACGGGCTTGGCATGCAACTTACCGAAGCGCCCAGCCTGACCGGCTTCGACGAGACCCCACTTCGAGAAAACATGGTGCTGACACTGGAGCCGAGCCTCTCGCTTGGACCCGGCAGGATGATGGTTCACGAGGAAAACATCGTCATTCGAGACGGATCGCCCGAATTCCTGACCGTGCCGGCAGGGCCGGACATTCCTGTTATCACCCGCTAG
- a CDS encoding multidrug effflux MFS transporter, whose amino-acid sequence MQIGFVRSAIVLGLLAAVGPFAIDLYLPAMPEIVQALQTDDAAVHMTFTVYFIAFGLAQLIYGPLADRFGRKLPAFLGLIVFLIGSVMCATAVDVSALTFGRFVQALGAGAPMVIVRAVVRDLHTGPKATRLMALVMLVFSVSPMLAPLAGSLIIQFGSWRLIFVALGVISLLAMLQMAFLLPETLPAERRGKIDPTAMLRSAIYLMRDSRFMGLTLIGGFSLASFFVFIAAAPLVYMTQYQLTPTAFSLVFALNAIGFFASSQFAASLGERFGMGRVALRAVSGFAAANVLLVILVWSGIDDLPVLMALFFIGNTCLGQVIAPVMVMALEEHGEHAGMASSLGGTFQMVAGGVMILVCSPFFDRTALPLVGAVAACALIALVIALLTLRTSREGQAVA is encoded by the coding sequence ATGCAGATCGGTTTTGTCCGCTCCGCCATTGTGCTGGGGCTTCTCGCTGCTGTCGGTCCATTTGCCATCGACCTCTATCTGCCCGCCATGCCGGAAATCGTGCAGGCATTGCAGACGGACGACGCTGCGGTTCATATGACCTTCACGGTCTATTTCATCGCTTTCGGGCTGGCCCAGTTGATCTACGGTCCGCTGGCAGACCGGTTTGGACGCAAGCTGCCCGCCTTCCTGGGCCTGATCGTCTTCCTCATCGGATCGGTCATGTGCGCGACCGCGGTCGACGTTTCAGCCCTGACATTCGGCCGTTTCGTGCAGGCGCTTGGTGCCGGCGCGCCGATGGTCATCGTGCGGGCCGTGGTCCGCGACCTCCACACCGGACCAAAGGCGACCAGGCTGATGGCTCTGGTGATGCTGGTCTTCAGCGTTTCGCCGATGCTTGCACCGCTCGCCGGCAGCTTGATCATCCAGTTCGGCAGTTGGCGCCTGATCTTTGTGGCCCTGGGCGTTATTTCCCTTCTCGCCATGCTGCAAATGGCCTTCTTGCTGCCCGAAACGCTACCGGCCGAGCGCCGGGGCAAGATCGACCCGACAGCAATGCTGCGCAGCGCCATCTACCTGATGCGTGACAGCAGGTTCATGGGTCTGACGCTGATCGGTGGCTTCTCGCTGGCGAGTTTCTTCGTCTTCATCGCCGCAGCGCCGCTGGTCTACATGACCCAGTACCAGTTGACGCCGACAGCCTTCAGCCTTGTTTTCGCGCTGAACGCGATCGGCTTCTTTGCGTCTTCCCAGTTTGCCGCCTCGCTTGGTGAGCGCTTCGGCATGGGCAGAGTGGCATTGAGGGCCGTCAGCGGATTTGCGGCAGCCAACGTCCTGCTGGTCATTCTTGTGTGGAGCGGCATAGACGACCTGCCGGTTCTGATGGCGCTCTTCTTCATCGGCAACACCTGCCTCGGACAGGTCATTGCTCCGGTGATGGTCATGGCGCTGGAAGAACATGGCGAACATGCCGGCATGGCATCCTCCCTCGGTGGCACCTTCCAGATGGTTGCCGGTGGCGTGATGATCCTCGTCTGCAGCCCGTTCTTCGACCGGACAGCTTTGCCATTGGTTGGCGCGGTTGCCGCCTGTGCGCTCATCGCCCTGGTCATCGCACTGCTGACCCTGCGCACGTCGCGCGAAGGCCAGGCAGTCGCCTGA
- a CDS encoding maleate cis-trans isomerase family protein, with translation MKLSFDCDRGSATKAAFGLILLSVDETIESEFRPLFDQEGVSLLHARIESASEVTSEKLMQMKARLTDTAALLPGTRPLDVIAYACTSGATVIGSDQVACAIQATHPGARVTDPARAVVAALAHLGVSRIAIVSPYVEEVSDALCRLLEENGITPLSVGSFGQAEEAVVARISLRSVEEAICEVGKDPEIEAVFASCTNLRTLPVIEACEKRLSKPVISSNLALAWHMMHLADLPTTDRGPGRLFAT, from the coding sequence ATGAAACTTTCCTTCGACTGCGACAGGGGATCGGCAACCAAAGCGGCTTTCGGCCTGATCTTGCTATCGGTTGACGAAACCATCGAGAGCGAGTTCCGGCCTCTCTTTGATCAGGAAGGCGTCTCGCTGCTTCACGCTAGAATCGAGAGCGCTTCCGAAGTCACCTCCGAAAAACTCATGCAGATGAAAGCCCGGCTGACGGACACCGCAGCCCTATTGCCGGGAACGCGCCCACTCGACGTCATTGCCTATGCCTGCACGTCCGGCGCAACGGTGATCGGATCGGATCAGGTTGCCTGTGCGATCCAGGCAACTCATCCTGGCGCACGCGTGACCGACCCCGCCCGCGCAGTCGTTGCAGCCCTTGCACACCTAGGTGTCTCGCGGATCGCCATCGTCTCGCCCTATGTGGAGGAAGTCTCCGACGCACTCTGCCGTCTCCTGGAAGAAAACGGCATAACGCCCTTGAGTGTCGGTTCTTTCGGGCAAGCGGAAGAAGCCGTGGTTGCAAGGATCAGCCTGCGGTCCGTGGAAGAGGCAATCTGCGAGGTGGGGAAGGATCCGGAGATAGAAGCCGTCTTTGCCTCCTGCACCAACTTGCGCACGCTGCCTGTCATTGAAGCCTGCGAGAAACGTCTTTCCAAACCCGTCATCAGCTCCAACCTGGCACTCGCATGGCACATGATGCATCTGGCGGACCTGCCGACGACGGACCGTGGACCGGGACGGCTCTTTGCCACCTGA
- a CDS encoding cytochrome b/b6 domain-containing protein, giving the protein MAALPVTGNRLLHWTIAALTISALATGYALTNDEPFSPNLLRTHLGLGLSAGLLALVRTIFWLAKGAPQPVFAVHSGLQQAIGKGVHAALRLVPLLLLVSGIGMIVISGSLEKIASGTLPGLAAFAGLPPAGLHHAAALLLAALIGLHSLAALWHWQRRSFTA; this is encoded by the coding sequence ATGGCGGCCTTGCCCGTAACCGGAAACAGGCTGCTGCACTGGACGATTGCCGCTCTTACCATCAGCGCGCTGGCTACCGGCTATGCCCTGACGAACGACGAACCGTTTTCTCCAAACCTTTTGAGAACCCATCTGGGACTTGGCTTGTCTGCCGGCCTGCTCGCTCTTGTCCGCACGATCTTTTGGCTGGCAAAGGGTGCCCCTCAGCCGGTGTTCGCCGTTCATTCCGGGTTGCAGCAAGCTATCGGCAAGGGCGTCCACGCCGCCTTGCGCCTCGTACCGCTTCTGCTCCTCGTCAGCGGTATCGGCATGATCGTCATATCCGGTAGCCTTGAAAAGATTGCGAGTGGCACATTGCCGGGACTTGCGGCTTTCGCCGGATTGCCACCGGCAGGCCTGCACCATGCCGCGGCGCTTTTGCTTGCAGCACTCATCGGACTGCACAGCCTTGCCGCCCTGTGGCACTGGCAAAGACGAAGTTTCACGGCTTGA
- a CDS encoding YqaA family protein — protein MSASLLGLFGVSFLAATLLPAQSELGLSGLIALGTEPVVLLVVAASLGNTLGSMVNWGLGRAATAWSTASWFPVKPDKLAKATGWYHRYGRWSLLLSWAPIIGDPLTLAAGVLKEPFWSFTLLVAIAKTARYVAVALITLQVI, from the coding sequence ATGAGTGCCAGCTTGCTGGGCCTGTTCGGCGTCTCCTTTCTGGCTGCCACCCTGCTGCCCGCCCAATCCGAACTTGGCCTTTCCGGCCTGATTGCGCTTGGAACGGAACCTGTCGTTCTGCTGGTTGTGGCGGCAAGCCTTGGCAACACGCTCGGATCAATGGTCAATTGGGGCCTCGGCAGGGCCGCAACCGCCTGGTCGACCGCTTCCTGGTTTCCGGTCAAGCCTGACAAGCTCGCCAAGGCAACGGGCTGGTATCACCGCTACGGACGATGGAGCCTGCTGCTCAGCTGGGCGCCGATTATCGGCGATCCCCTGACATTGGCGGCAGGTGTGCTCAAGGAGCCCTTCTGGAGCTTCACCCTGCTGGTCGCAATTGCAAAGACAGCACGCTATGTCGCTGTCGCGTTGATCACGTTGCAGGTTATCTGA
- a CDS encoding pyridoxal-phosphate dependent enzyme codes for MMKTLKNPFLGKGLPEQSGLADGSVSQDVAGAENLFRKCPRADETPLLIANDLAVGLAIGNLALKDERQRMGLGSFKALGAAYAIAKLADSRVRGGLTQSHASALTGRTFVCASAGNHGMSLAAGAPLFGARAVVFVAETVPSAFEARLKARGADVARAGATYEDSMTEAQRRAEAEGWTLLPDSTLPGMTAAGHDVMEGYLVMAAEIARQIKTPPTHVFLQAGVGGLAAACAVGARLTWGRDVTIVVVEPEYAPALMASIEAGKPVTAPGPVSNMGRLDCKEPSHLALKYLAREADFFVTVSDSEAAETVDWLGNNGIATTPSGAGGITAVRHAGGGASTLGLGPEARVLCYLSEGPEDV; via the coding sequence ATGATGAAAACACTGAAGAATCCGTTCCTCGGCAAAGGCCTTCCCGAGCAAAGCGGGCTTGCGGATGGATCCGTCTCACAGGACGTCGCCGGAGCAGAGAACCTTTTTCGGAAATGCCCGCGTGCGGATGAAACCCCGCTGCTGATTGCGAATGACCTCGCGGTCGGTCTTGCTATCGGCAACCTTGCCCTCAAGGACGAACGGCAACGCATGGGTCTTGGAAGCTTCAAGGCACTTGGCGCGGCCTATGCGATTGCCAAACTGGCGGACAGCCGCGTTCGGGGCGGACTGACCCAGTCTCACGCTTCCGCGCTGACCGGCAGAACCTTTGTCTGTGCGAGTGCCGGGAACCACGGCATGTCCCTTGCCGCGGGCGCTCCGCTGTTTGGGGCAAGGGCTGTCGTCTTCGTTGCCGAAACTGTACCAAGCGCCTTTGAGGCCCGCCTCAAGGCCCGGGGCGCTGATGTTGCCCGGGCCGGAGCCACCTATGAAGACAGCATGACGGAAGCCCAGAGGCGCGCCGAGGCCGAAGGCTGGACCTTGCTGCCGGACAGCACCTTGCCGGGCATGACCGCCGCCGGACACGACGTCATGGAGGGCTATCTTGTGATGGCCGCGGAAATTGCCCGGCAGATCAAGACACCGCCCACGCATGTCTTCCTGCAGGCGGGTGTCGGCGGACTTGCCGCCGCCTGTGCCGTCGGCGCGCGCCTGACCTGGGGCCGCGATGTCACCATCGTCGTGGTGGAGCCAGAATACGCACCCGCCCTTATGGCCAGCATCGAAGCCGGAAAGCCCGTCACGGCGCCCGGTCCGGTGTCGAACATGGGCCGGTTAGACTGCAAGGAACCCTCGCATCTGGCGCTGAAGTACCTGGCCAGGGAAGCCGATTTCTTCGTGACCGTTTCCGACAGCGAAGCGGCTGAAACGGTCGACTGGCTGGGCAACAACGGCATTGCGACGACGCCATCCGGTGCGGGCGGTATCACAGCCGTTCGACACGCAGGTGGCGGGGCATCGACCCTCGGCCTCGGACCGGAAGCCCGGGTGCTCTGCTATCTTTCCGAAGGACCGGAAGATGTCTGA
- a CDS encoding esterase-like activity of phytase family protein: MADLRGRFLKGVSLSVLFGLGAVSAAQAEYFERINTFPVYKTLPEGVDQATETVAEIIYATKDGRTLVFTDSPGEAIVFVNAANPLNLQPMGRTALGGEPTSVAVGETFAYAGVNTSEDYVNASGHLAVIALDGLGITAKCDAKGQPDSVAISPDGKFVAIAIENERDEDLNDGVIPQMPAGHLAIFDLDETGTPTNCDAVRIVDLTGLAEVAPTDPEPEFVSINSQNQVVVTLQENNHIAVVDLASGEVVSHFSAGTASAENIPVSKARMSDASGSTENVKREPDAVAWIDDERFVTANEGDYEGGSRGFTIWNTKGEVLFDSGNQMEHLGMANGHYPAKRASKKGTEPEGVTVGEFGGEKLIFVNSERGNFVAVYKDTGAEPEFVQFLPTHVGPEGSLAIPSRDLFVVANEVDSAEDNVRAQVSLYKFGVEAPSYPMVVSETDPEKGAPIGWGALSALAADPEDGNKLYAVSDSFYDDARIYTLDISSKPAKIVAYATVQGGKQAKLDLEGISVSKDGGFWLASEGNPDKELQHLLLKVGTDGQVQEEITLPEELNAQSARFSFEGVAEFEMDGKTLVAVAVQREWKDDPKGMVKLAIYNPADKSWGFVHYPLDKPKSAAGGWVGLSEIVSMGDGKFAILERDNKGGEDAAIKQITTISLEGVTPAAYGSELPVVQKRYAMDILPALAEGKGWVLDKPEGLTITADGRLILVTDNDGVDDAPGETQLIDLGPASRLN; the protein is encoded by the coding sequence ATGGCGGACCTTCGTGGGCGCTTTTTAAAAGGTGTCAGCCTTTCAGTCCTGTTCGGCCTTGGCGCCGTGTCGGCAGCACAGGCAGAGTATTTCGAGCGTATCAACACATTCCCGGTCTACAAGACCCTGCCGGAAGGCGTGGATCAGGCCACCGAAACCGTTGCCGAAATCATCTACGCCACGAAGGACGGCCGCACGCTCGTCTTCACCGACAGCCCGGGCGAAGCCATTGTTTTCGTGAATGCGGCCAACCCGCTGAACCTGCAGCCGATGGGCCGCACCGCCCTTGGTGGTGAGCCTACTTCGGTCGCCGTCGGCGAAACATTCGCCTATGCCGGCGTCAACACGTCCGAAGACTACGTCAATGCGTCCGGCCATCTGGCCGTGATCGCTCTCGATGGTCTTGGCATCACCGCGAAGTGCGATGCCAAGGGTCAGCCGGACAGCGTTGCCATCTCTCCGGACGGCAAGTTCGTTGCGATCGCCATCGAGAACGAGCGCGACGAAGATCTGAACGACGGCGTGATCCCGCAAATGCCGGCCGGCCATCTCGCGATCTTCGATCTGGACGAAACCGGCACGCCGACCAACTGTGACGCGGTCCGCATTGTTGACCTGACGGGTCTTGCAGAAGTCGCGCCGACCGATCCGGAGCCGGAGTTCGTTTCGATCAACTCCCAGAACCAGGTTGTCGTCACGCTGCAGGAAAACAACCATATCGCCGTGGTTGATCTGGCCTCCGGTGAAGTTGTCAGCCATTTCTCCGCCGGTACGGCTTCGGCTGAAAACATTCCGGTTTCCAAGGCGCGCATGAGTGATGCCTCCGGTTCGACCGAAAACGTCAAGCGTGAGCCGGATGCGGTTGCCTGGATTGATGACGAGCGTTTCGTGACCGCCAACGAAGGTGACTACGAAGGCGGTTCGCGCGGCTTCACCATCTGGAACACCAAGGGCGAGGTCCTGTTCGACAGCGGTAACCAGATGGAACACCTTGGCATGGCCAACGGCCACTATCCGGCCAAGCGCGCGTCCAAGAAGGGCACCGAGCCGGAAGGTGTGACGGTTGGTGAATTCGGCGGTGAAAAGCTGATCTTCGTCAATTCAGAACGCGGCAACTTCGTTGCTGTCTACAAGGACACCGGCGCCGAGCCGGAATTCGTCCAGTTCCTGCCGACCCATGTCGGTCCGGAAGGCTCACTTGCGATCCCGAGCCGTGACCTGTTTGTGGTTGCCAACGAGGTCGACAGTGCGGAAGACAACGTTCGTGCGCAGGTCTCCCTCTACAAGTTTGGTGTGGAAGCTCCGTCCTACCCGATGGTCGTGTCCGAAACCGACCCGGAAAAAGGCGCGCCGATCGGCTGGGGCGCACTGTCCGCACTGGCTGCAGACCCGGAAGACGGCAACAAGCTCTACGCCGTCAGCGACAGCTTCTATGACGACGCCCGCATCTACACGCTGGACATCTCTTCCAAACCGGCAAAAATCGTTGCCTATGCAACCGTTCAGGGTGGCAAGCAGGCAAAACTGGACCTGGAAGGCATCTCTGTTTCCAAGGATGGCGGCTTCTGGCTGGCTTCCGAGGGCAATCCGGACAAGGAACTGCAGCACCTGCTGCTGAAAGTCGGCACCGACGGTCAGGTTCAGGAAGAAATCACGCTTCCGGAAGAGCTGAACGCCCAGTCCGCGCGTTTCTCCTTTGAAGGCGTTGCCGAGTTCGAAATGGACGGCAAGACGCTGGTGGCCGTCGCCGTTCAGCGTGAATGGAAAGACGACCCGAAGGGCATGGTGAAGCTGGCCATCTACAACCCGGCCGACAAGTCCTGGGGCTTCGTTCACTATCCGCTCGACAAGCCGAAGAGCGCAGCCGGCGGCTGGGTCGGCCTGTCGGAAATCGTCTCCATGGGCGACGGCAAGTTCGCCATTCTGGAGCGCGACAACAAGGGTGGTGAAGACGCAGCCATCAAGCAGATCACCACGATCTCCCTGGAGGGTGTGACCCCGGCTGCCTACGGATCTGAGCTCCCGGTGGTCCAGAAGCGCTACGCCATGGATATCCTGCCGGCTCTGGCCGAAGGCAAGGGCTGGGTTCTCGACAAGCCGGAAGGCTTGACGATCACGGCCGACGGCCGTCTGATCCTGGTCACCGACAATGACGGTGTCGACGATGCACCGGGTGAAACCCAGTTGATCGACCTCGGCCCGGCAAGCCGCCTGAACTAA
- a CDS encoding MarR family winged helix-turn-helix transcriptional regulator, with the protein MQGMTFEKDSSAGYLANHMARLFAAGLHRRIRPLGLSPGQFPALVALWAKEGRTQKELVQLLDIEQATLANTLARMERDGLITRRASEEDGRVQEIFLTDKAKVLEKEAIASAIAQNGEALEGFSEREKAQFLDFMHRAISAMQKAQTGSSR; encoded by the coding sequence ATGCAAGGGATGACCTTCGAAAAAGATTCCTCCGCCGGGTATCTGGCAAACCACATGGCACGGCTGTTTGCCGCCGGTCTCCATCGCCGCATCCGGCCGCTAGGCCTTTCACCGGGCCAATTTCCGGCACTGGTCGCCCTTTGGGCAAAGGAAGGACGCACGCAAAAGGAACTCGTGCAGTTGCTTGATATCGAACAGGCAACGCTGGCAAACACCCTGGCCCGGATGGAGCGGGACGGCTTGATCACCCGCCGGGCGAGTGAAGAAGACGGCCGGGTTCAGGAAATATTCCTGACCGACAAGGCCAAGGTTTTGGAAAAGGAAGCCATCGCGTCTGCGATTGCCCAGAACGGAGAGGCGCTGGAGGGGTTTTCGGAACGGGAAAAGGCGCAGTTCCTGGATTTCATGCACAGAGCCATTTCAGCCATGCAGAAAGCCCAGACCGGCAGTTCCCGATGA
- a CDS encoding VOC family protein, with amino-acid sequence MKQMIGAIALIVPDYDQGIDFYVGKLGFDLVEDTHLGGGKRWVLVAPKGSSETRLLLAQADGDDQHAAIGNQTGGRVFLFLHTDNFDRDHQAMLSTGVTFLETPRHEAYGKVAVFQDPFGNKWDLIERFEG; translated from the coding sequence ATGAAACAGATGATTGGAGCGATCGCCCTCATCGTGCCGGATTATGACCAGGGCATCGACTTTTATGTCGGCAAGCTTGGCTTCGACCTGGTCGAAGACACACACCTTGGCGGCGGCAAGCGCTGGGTACTGGTCGCGCCCAAGGGCAGCTCCGAGACACGCCTCCTGCTGGCGCAAGCCGACGGTGACGATCAGCACGCCGCCATTGGCAACCAGACCGGCGGCCGTGTGTTCCTGTTCCTGCACACCGACAACTTCGATCGCGATCATCAGGCGATGCTTTCGACGGGCGTCACTTTTCTGGAAACACCACGCCACGAGGCTTATGGCAAAGTTGCCGTCTTCCAGGACCCCTTCGGCAACAAGTGGGATCTGATCGAGCGTTTTGAGGGTTAA
- a CDS encoding antibiotic biosynthesis monooxygenase family protein translates to MTSLWTRRAIHLAALSFLTANLGVSAMASEINTNAPVTLINSFEVPEDRLADAVRSWEQARDFLKEQPGYITTRLHQSLSPQAKFQLVNIALWESPDAYQAAIQKLGKSGIVAEFKGIDFHAALYTVIREDE, encoded by the coding sequence ATGACATCACTCTGGACACGTCGTGCCATTCATCTGGCAGCACTTTCCTTCCTGACCGCCAACCTGGGAGTCTCCGCCATGGCGAGTGAAATCAACACCAACGCCCCGGTAACGCTGATCAATTCCTTCGAAGTTCCCGAAGACCGTCTTGCCGACGCAGTTCGCAGCTGGGAACAGGCGCGCGACTTCCTGAAAGAGCAGCCCGGCTACATCACCACGCGCCTGCACCAGTCCCTGTCTCCGCAGGCGAAGTTCCAGCTGGTCAACATCGCGCTTTGGGAAAGTCCCGATGCCTACCAGGCCGCCATCCAGAAACTCGGCAAAAGCGGCATTGTCGCGGAATTCAAGGGCATCGACTTTCATGCCGCACTCTACACCGTCATTCGGGAGGATGAGTGA
- a CDS encoding ArsR/SmtB family transcription factor, which translates to MDMKDALSAFGALSQKTRLEVFRLLIRAGDAGMTAGEIGEALDVRQNTMSANLAVLLQSGLVRNEREGRSIRYFADHDGIRELLTFLMADCCGGHPELCAQVIETIACGETC; encoded by the coding sequence ATGGATATGAAAGATGCACTGAGCGCCTTTGGGGCGCTCAGCCAGAAAACCAGACTGGAAGTCTTCCGGTTGTTGATCCGGGCTGGTGACGCAGGAATGACCGCCGGCGAGATCGGTGAGGCTCTGGACGTTCGGCAGAACACCATGTCGGCGAACCTTGCTGTTCTGCTTCAGTCCGGGCTGGTCCGAAATGAACGCGAGGGGCGGTCGATTCGCTACTTCGCGGATCATGACGGCATACGCGAGTTGCTGACGTTTCTGATGGCCGATTGCTGTGGTGGTCATCCGGAACTTTGTGCGCAGGTCATCGAGACGATTGCCTGCGGAGAGACCTGTTGA